The stretch of DNA CGGCCATGGGGCTGGGCTGCAAGGTTCCACGATACAGCAAGGCTTTTCGAAATACGAAGAGTGGGAACTCATTCAAGCAGCAGTAGAATCGAAAGGAGATAGCCAGATCGCTTCGCTGTTCGTGCCAGGCATCGGCACTCGTCCTCAAATTGTCGAGGCGGCTGCCATTGGGATCGATGTGATCCGCATTGCGGTTCATTGTACGGAAGCGGATATTTCACAACAATATTTCAAGCAGGCGAAAGAAAGCGGTCTGGTTGCTGTCGGATTTTTAATGATGAGTCATGCCGCTTCGCCGGAAAAGCTCGCTTTAGAAGCGAAGAAAATGGAAAGCTACGGTGCGGATAGCGTTTATATCGTCGATTCTGCGGGTGCTCTTGTACCTTTGACCGTTCGGGAACGGATTCAGGCACTGCAAAAGGACTTGACGATTCCCGTCGGATTCCACGCGCACAATAATCTAGGCTTGGCGATCGGCAATACGCTCGCTGCAATGGAAGAAGGTGCTTCAATGGTTGATGGGACATTGCGCGGGCTCGGCGCTGGTGCGGGAAATGCCCCGATCGAAGTTCTCATTGCAGTACTGAATAAAATGGGCATCGACTCGAATATTCACTTATCCCCGCTTATGGACTTGGCAGAAGATGTCATTGTACCGATCATGCCGTATCCGATTGTGATTAACCGGGATAATTTAGCGTCAGGCTATGCGGGCGTTTACAACAGCTTCTTGCTGCATGTACGAGAAGCTGCCCAAAAATTTAATGTGCAGCCGATTGCCATTATCGAGGAATTGGGCAAACGCCAAGCTGTAGCGGGACAGGAAGATTGGATTATTGATGTGGCCATGGAATTGGCATCAGCCAAATAAGGATTTCGGTTGCCAGCCAGCGATTAGCATCGGCAATTGTGAAGGAGGGAAATGGATGATTCCAGTAACGGAAATAGCAGAACAACTTCTAGTAGCGGAGCGGTCGAAAAAGACGATCGCCCCGCTAACGTCACAATATCCTAACTTGAATTTAGAGGAAGCCTATCAAATCCAACTTCAATTCGTGGAAGCGAAAAAGAATGCAGGCGCTACCATTGTCGGGAAGAAAATCGGGGCGACGAGTCAGGCTATCCAGCAAATGTTCGGTGTAGACAAGCCAGATTACGGCCATTTGCTTGACACGATGGTCTATATGGATGGCGATGTAATCCCGTTGGAGCGGTTAATCCAGCCGAAAGTGGAATGTGAAATTGCTTTTGTATTAAAGGAGGATATAATCGGCCCCAAGATTACGCCATTGGATGTCATCCAAGCGACTGATTATATACTGCCTGCGATTGAAATT from Bacillus sp. OxB-1 encodes:
- the dmpG gene encoding 4-hydroxy-2-oxovalerate aldolase → MTDLIVTDTTLRDGSHAVSHSFSPEFVREVTMGLAKANVPIIEVGHGAGLQGSTIQQGFSKYEEWELIQAAVESKGDSQIASLFVPGIGTRPQIVEAAAIGIDVIRIAVHCTEADISQQYFKQAKESGLVAVGFLMMSHAASPEKLALEAKKMESYGADSVYIVDSAGALVPLTVRERIQALQKDLTIPVGFHAHNNLGLAIGNTLAAMEEGASMVDGTLRGLGAGAGNAPIEVLIAVLNKMGIDSNIHLSPLMDLAEDVIVPIMPYPIVINRDNLASGYAGVYNSFLLHVREAAQKFNVQPIAIIEELGKRQAVAGQEDWIIDVAMELASAK
- a CDS encoding 2-keto-4-pentenoate hydratase, encoding MIPVTEIAEQLLVAERSKKTIAPLTSQYPNLNLEEAYQIQLQFVEAKKNAGATIVGKKIGATSQAIQQMFGVDKPDYGHLLDTMVYMDGDVIPLERLIQPKVECEIAFVLKEDIIGPKITPLDVIQATDYILPAIEIIDSRIADWQIQFEDTVSDNGSSALVVLGSKGVKLEGLNLETLGMVVTKNGEIIQNGAGANVLGNPIYAVVWLANALAEFNVPLLAGEIILTGAFTSAVDAKDGDAFIAEFAHIGSVSAVFKEGGK